The genomic window TCTCACACACAGCTTATAACTAACTAATCAAGATTTAGAAAGAACTTTAAATTACTAAAACAAAGATAGTAAGTAGTTAACCAGCAACTTATTGAATCCAACACCGTATCTAATAATCATAACTAGAACTTAATTAGCACCATCATTTTAAATCATCAAATCAAACCTCTTTGACTTGAACAGCAgttgcagcagcagcagcagcggcAGCTCCTTCTTTAACTTCACtccccttctccttcttctcctccttaACTTTCTCTTCGACTTCGAAGGCGGAAGCCGGAAATGACCGGGATAGCCCTGACGAGATCTGGAAAGTGATCTTTCCGGTCGGTGGGTTATCGACATAGATATCAGTGAGTGTGAGCCAAAGAAGAAGCTCCTTGGTCTTGACACCAGTGAGCTTCTTGATCTTCCCAACCTCAACATACGCAGTGACCTCAGGGGCATAACTCACAAGCTTCCCAATCTTCTCGAACTTGTGTGTTGAGCTCTTTTTCTGCTTCAGCCACACGAACCCACTCTCCTTTTCGTACCCACACTCCTCCATGTCCTTCAATGGAAGTAACCCATTGGGTAACCCTACTTCCTTCAGGAGAAGCTGTGTTTTCTCTTGGCACAGTTCATCTCCTCGGTACACCTCTGATTTGGCCTTGATCTCTTCGGTCACTAGAGACATTATTATCTTTTTTTGGTTGTTTGCTACGTTTTGGTGTTTGATTATTTCAAGGGAGATATAGAGGTTAATATATAGTTTTGAATCAATGGCATTGCCCTTACTATGTCCCATTAACTTGCTTAGATGCCATTGTCATTCATAAATGCGCGTAATCGGTAGCTCGCGCAATATTAAGTTACAATAAATTTGATGGTGCTACGATTATGTACGGTATAGAGATAAGTAGGGGTGGAATTAGGTTAAATTTTAAGAAGGAACTAAAAATTATTTCACAATAAAATGAAGATTGCAATAAAAATTTTAGaggaaaataaattgaaaatTACATATaatctattaaaaaaattgacaatAAGTTAGTATGATTTATCctaaatttgattaaattatttttctccttttgattttaatagggtgagcacgggtagcgggtacccgattatCCGTCCgaacccgaaccgaaccaattaaattggttcttaaACCAACGGGTAATCGAGTCTAATTCGAACCAAATCGATggcttttgttagtgattggttcgggtatcgatTTTGGAGAtgcggaacccgaaccaacccgtgaactcgatcatatattaattaaataaaaaaataaaaaaatatatatgactttttcattagacaatgattattcattattaatatgtttggattttaatgagttcagtttttaatgtatttgatgtttaacatgtttggattatttctattgatgttacatgtttattgtacttgttgaatttttaagataaaaatttagtttttctttatgaatttcaaaatcatcgggtacccaattacccgaaccgaaccaattcgttcttaatcggtttggtttgattcggatacatatataaaaaaatacaaatccgaaccaaaccgaaccaattatattttgatcggttcgattctaattttaccataaatccaaaccaaaccgacccgtgctcacccctagatTTTAAGTGATATTTGTATTTGTATGCTAATGATGTGTAGATCCTAACAAAAATTTGGGTCACAATTACTATAGaaaactttttgtttttttgttcgTGAAAAACTCAAAACGTCCATAAATTTATTGATAaatgaataaaattaattttatacttaCTAAAAATGAATAAGCTATTAATTTTATCCATGAATTAAAGTTTGAAATGTTAAGATATTAACCaatgaataaaattaattttcagatttttttacaCAAAGTTTAAATTATCTTTCATAAACATAAAACTAATTTCATTAACTTatacataaaatttaatttatcactATTCTAAATTTTCATTAACAAAAAAGGTTGTATATTCTAAACTTCAACTTTCTAAATTTAAACCAGAATTTCTCTCTAGCTAAGGTATTAATAGTGCTAGATGCTAAGGAAACGTGTGGCATAGAGTTTAGGGTACGAGTAGTTAGACTTAGacattatgatttaggattttagggtatCCCCGTTAGGATATAAGTACAACCATACAGATGGGCCACACAACTACACAAGTCAAGTTCGAATTAGTCAGAGACTCAGTGTGTTAGACAGCTGGCGGATAACCCGAAGAAAAATTAGATTATAGGTTTTACTGGTNNNNNNNNNNNNNNNNNNNNNNNNNNNNNNNNNNNNNNNNNNNNNNNNAAAATAGAAATGAAAGGAGATTGATTCCTCTTATACAACTTTGATCCATGTGAACCACCTAGATGATTAATTTACACTTGAATGCAAGAGCCAGCGCAAAAATTATATTATACTCCTCCGGTTctcaaataaatatttttaaaaataagttagGACAAAATTAGCCTTAATATTAATAATTGTatttaactaatttaaattagtcGAATAGTCAGTTCATTCGTTTGCTTAAATAGATGTCGAAGATTTGAATTTTACCTTGTGTATACAGCAATCTATTAGCCAGcgacaaactcttaaataaaacTCAGATTTACAACATATTATTAGTCCATGTCTTATCGAGTTGAACGATACcatgaaaacaaaaaattaataattgcATTGTCTTTGTATTTACTAAATTATAAAGTGAAATGCATATTGACATTTTTTCTAATTAATGAACAATTCTACCTGTTATTGCCTTGCATGGGTAAATTAAGAAACCATagtattcaaaaaaataaataaataaataaacaagcatgTATTTTGTATCTCAAAAATACATAGTCCTAGTTTAGTTTATAAAACAAGTTAGACATCACATTTAACTTGACATTATATCTTTTAAAATTGTTCACATTTAGTGAGAAAGTAATGTGATGTCACATTTTAACTTTGAAGtacaattttttatattaaattttgtaGGTACTAATGCAATATTAgggcaaaatatatatatttaaatagaGCAGGTTTTAAAATTATCTAAATAcaacaattaaaaaataattatatctcgGTCTTGTATTGAATCTAGATAAGTTGTTATAGGGTATAAAATTTTATGAATTTACAAATAAACCTATATGACATATCACATTTTATGAGAAAATGAAAAAGCAACAGAAATCGCTATAGATAGTAGTAATTTACGAAAGAAAAAGTGTAAATACATAAAACGCAATACATAACAGCAGTTTACATGAATTTGGTAATCCTTGAGAGGGTATAGAGATTTATAAATGAAATTTTGTCTATAAATACTAGTTAAACGTGATTGTGATGTAGAGTGATTAAATACAATGTCAAGTGAGGATAGTTTCGTAGCTCATGTATACCACAGGGAAAAGATTCAGAAAAGCAAAAGAGAGAGTATAAAGTTTACTAATAAAGAACCTTTAAGTATTTTTATCCATTCAACAAATACTTTGGTAGATATTCAAACCAGTATATTACAGATGTTTGGGGTGTGTAGAACCAAGCCTGTGAAGAAATTATTCTACAAGATTATGATTGCCGTGGTGTTGGCTGCTTTAAAGTATGATACCTTTTTTATAGGATTCGGTACATATCTGTAAATTCTGTTTCATTGTTGGAAAAACTTTCTAGAGGTGAGAAACCATGAGTTTTATGCAAAGCTTGAAGATGTTATCACCAGTTCTGCGGGATTAGCTCTGAATCCATAATCTGTTGGATTGGGGGCTTCAAGTTCAATGCCTGTAGTCATACTGGTGCTGGTGTTAGTGGTATCTCCATCTTTTACAGTTGATTTAAACCACAATGATGGGGATGCTTGTGTCATGGGAAATAATCGTTTTTTTAGCAAGCTTATGATTGCAATGGTTGGTTCTCTTCATGATTTCTAATGGTGCGAAGGACGGAGGATTAGATCGAATTGATAATACAATGCGAGAAGATGATTCAAATGAGAGGAGCCTGCCAAGATAAGGTGGGGACAGTGATGAGATACAGGAGCAATTCAGCCACACAGCAGTACCTGCCACACTTTTCCATCATAAACTTGGAGGCAATAGCGCAACAACAGGAGTTTGAGTCTACTTTTTGGGGTCAGGGATTGTACAATACAAATGTTCCAACAAAATTTCAAATTGGCCAATCATTCCAGAATAAAGAAGAAGATGTACTTAGTGTCAAGAGTTATAGCATCCATCCTGGAGTTGAATATAAAAATCTTGTTATCAGACCACCTCAAGTACCATAGAAAGTGCAAAGAatttgaaaaatgatgcaattgGTTGATTCGGATTTCACTTCAGTAGAGAAAGGGTATGACTTGATCCACCTTATGCCACTCAATCACAACAAAATAGGTCAAGCTTGTCACCGCCTTCTTAACCTCGAACCCTCCTTAACAAGTTTCCTCGGGTGAATTATCCCCATAACCTCCCCTGAAGAATATGGCTTCTACATAAATTGGAAAAAATAAACCATTTTTAGATGACAACATAAAAAGAAACCATAATATGAAATGTAATATGATTTAAAACCTGAAACTACTTACATCTTGAGCCTGCAACTTATCCAACGCAACCCTCATTCGAATAACCTTCGGCTCCTTCTCATATAAGTAGGCAGATATTCCACCCATCTCCAATTCCATCATTAGTTCAACGTATAGAGACACAAAGGCATTTATCTAAATATCGCCAACATAAAACACTCAATCATACTTGGATGTCAATGGGAAAAAAATGTGTTGAAGCCATACGACCTCAGTGTGGGGAACTGCTAAAATATCCATGACTGTAGTAGTTGCAGCGGTCTGGCTAGGTTGGTTACATTTTTGTTGGCCACCCAAAACATGCATTTGTACAACTATTCGAGAGTGATCGAACCCCAACTATACTAACTTAGTTTCTCTAGATTTGCCACAAATGACAACCATCGAAGGTGAACCCAATTCTCATTCTTGTCACGCAACAGCTGAGTAGAGAGCAATATCATAATATAGACCTGAGCGTGTATACGCACTTCTCTTCACTCGCATTGGTTAGGAGCACCTTGAGCTTCTCATGGAATTATATGAAGTGAACTGTCATATGCTTGACCTTATTGGTTTAGTCATCGACGGAAGATTACCAAGTAGCTCTTCAAACCATTTTCATGCTAGCTTCTCATCAGAAATGAATTGTGGAAAATCAGTGAGGCACCTGCTAACCGCCTCGCCATCAATAAGCAACCCCAACTGGTACAGCAACTGGTGTGCGTTTCAGGATGCTTCTTCTTAATGAATGCACTGACCAAAGACTCATCCAACCTAAATCAATGGTTGTTCAGCCTTGCCAGGTAGTACAACCCGACAACCTCTAAGTATGGGATGACCCGATCGTGTAGATACATCACTTAGTTCGCTGCATCAACAAATAAAAAGTTGACCCTAATcaaattttaatgaaaattctaacaataataatcaactaaaaaattttgatttttataaattaaagttGGTGAATGTCTTCTAATCTTCACTAAAAtatccaaacacaatatcatTAACCTCACTATTTTTCTTCAAATTATATGAATCAAGATTAATAGATAATAAAACTAGCATGTTTAACGAATAATAACACACTATCATCAATCTTATGACTATCACTCCAAATCTACTTTCTTTAATCAATAATATATCATTACTTTTCTTTGAATTAACTAAGAACAACTTTTTACACTAACTTTTTTATTGAGTTTCCAGCAATGTGGACAACACCGTCTAGTCAATAACCACGATCATCTTCTTCCAATGCCACACCTATGTGTGATCCTTGTGATTCTCTCTGAAAActttccaaaataaaattttgaaaacaatcgAAATGAATAATTAGTAGCTAGCAATTACGGTTTTATAGCATCTAACACATAAAACACTAAAACGTGATTGGTAGTAGCAGATTTGTCCCATCGGTTTGTTCATAAATTGTAATTTTGGATAATGATTTTATCCCATTAAATTTTTCACGTAAACCACAATGCTTCATAGTAGTTTATTTATAAATTGATTAAATTCGTAAAACCTTACCCCCTACAACAATTTATCTAGATTTGCTAATTGATATAGAATGAATATGTAATTATTTTTCAATTCTTGCatatagataattttaaaatcCACTTTATTTAAATACATAATTTGTCAACAATGTTAAGTTGAACTTTCAATGATGTATTcgatattaataatttttaaaattaatctgATACGTTATAATTTAGGGAGTAGAATCTTTGCATAATAATCTTTCTTGTATAATGATTTAATTTCTACCGTTAATACAAGCACACATTGTTAAGACGCACATTATTCGTAAGGTAGTTAAAATTGCGAGTCAACTCGTGAAATCGCACGAGTTTCAGATTCTACTCCATCATTCTGACTTGTTTATGTTCTTCGAGTAAGAAGAATAGCGTTCGTGCAGAATCACTGAAAAAACTCTTAAAATGATGGAATCACGCTTCTGCCGACGACCCATGCCCAAATTGTGGTGATGAAGACGCTCAAAACCCTAGTCTTGCTCCATTTTCACTGTCtctatattttctatttttgaaaTCATTATGTTGTCTTTGTCTCTCACTAAAGCTCTCTTCTCTATTCTTCCACTGTCATTACTCTGTCGCTCGGTCTTTTCCCTGTCTTTCCTTATGAATATTGATCATTGCCtttactttttcatttttctcttttttctttcttttttttcctcctcAGTTTTTCAGTCCTCTCAACACTTATGCTCTGTTTTTCACTACTCTTTTTTTTGTTCTAATCCATTAATTGATTAATTTAGAGTTAAACTAGTTTGGTAGAACAAAAATATTAGTAGTTTATTATTAAGAAGAGAAGGAAAAACTTGAATCACATGGACAAATAGAAACATAGGAATTAGGATAGGAAAATATTCtaatatttgaatttttcttttttaaaaaagattggaagaattattattgttgaatttgtttTGTTATATTTTAAATGTTAGTTTccattttctatctttttctacAATTATTGAATCAGGGTTGCTACACATCCATATAACCATGTAACCAAGTTGGCCCAAGCCCAAATAGAATCAGGCGCATTAAATGGCGAATGAAAACATGCGCCAGAGACGAATGAAACCCCTCCTTTTTCATTTGCGCTTCATTATGAAAAAATGTTACATCTTCTTCAACACGAAACCAATACACGAAACGACTCattctcttcgaatctctctcaaCATCACTCAAACTTAAATCACGTTCTCTGCGAAAACCACTATTGGAAAGGAATCGGGAGAAGATTTTGCAAGCAACAACCAGAAACGAACAAAAACTGCAACAGAGAATACCAAAGGTATGAGAAAACTACTATTCATTTGAAATCTTGCAATGTCGCGTTTCTTCTAGTTGCATTTTAGGTTTACTGGATTGATTTGCTTCGTTTAGTAGATCGAACTTTTGTGAATGTATTTTTTACAATATAACTAGGCCTTGgaatgaaatttgttgttattttcattcaatttagtggatagtgtaactagggcTTTGAGATTTGATTGGTTCGGTGGCTTTtgtaattttgattcaccaagTGAATGTTGTTTGGTTCGGTGGGTTCTTTTTGTGATAGCATGCAACAAATCATTTCCTAGCTGTTTCATTATTTATAATGTTTGATTCTGCACATGAATGAGTTTCCTTAAGGCTGTCCTATATAATGCTAGTAAGAATCTTCAGTTTGGATCCCTTTGAGAAGCAAATAGTGTATTGTCCAAATGTATCGCTCTTGAATAACTTTGTCTTTCTCCCTTTCTACAATTTTTTTAAGCATGAGTTACACTTGTCAGCAATTTTAGCAGAAAAATTGACAATATCTCGAGACTTGATGTAAATGAGTTTTATTTAGGACAATTGATattagagacaactctttcactttgataagccaCACTACTGTAAAATTGTCTCATTATATTGGATAGATATCAGTACGAATGGTAGTTAACCTTGATACTTACAGAAAGATATCAAGTTTTAATAAGAGTTTTTAAAGAAGCTAATTTGCAAATGTCATTTTGAAAGAACACCTAATTCATGAAATTtgaaaaacttttattttgaaagatgttgatttgattaagatatacatgcTTATTCTTATCAGTGTGGATAGTTTAACTAGAGCtttgaaattggttgttactATCTTTAGTATTtcttttgcaaagaggaatactattcttgttgattgaaagttgatcaccatttattAACCACACGAACGTTGTTCGGTTCAGTGGCCTTTGTGAGTTTGGTTCAGCAAATGAATGTTTTTCGGTTTGGTGGCCTGTGgcattttaattgacttgattaaAATATACATGCTTGTGCTTGTTGATGTATTGAGTGAAGTATTGACCAAAATTTTTCATTACAGCAAAACAGAACAAGACAATGGCAACAATGAAGGAGAAGCCGCACTATAACGTAAGcagattaaatatatttatccgcTTTCATTCGAATAACatctattttgtattataaatatatcctcACATTCTGTTTCAAAACTTGTAGAAAACTCATTATTGCATATGCCAAACAAAGGCAATAGCAACAGTATATAGGGAtatgagtcaagaaaagaaagatatagtGGAAGAAATTAATAGCATATACTATGATAGTAAATTCACCTCTGGGGATTTAGATAGTAAATAGCATATACTATGATTGACTGgttgtaattaacaatattttgtttaacttgtttaaaaagtaaaaaatgcttacttcaaatgtatatatgtcaatattaatgtaaatgttaatgttaatatttatatttgattcAAGATGGATTACTCATCTGAGATGCTAATTTATATATCTGTTGGAACTGTTTGGCTGCTGTTTTATTTCAGGTTCTCAGTGATTGCAATCACTATATTTATCAATACATTACGAACACCAAAAGAACACAGTGAACGGAAATTAATACACTGGACAAACCGAAAGTTGCAAACAcactaaacccctaaaccctgaaccataaaccctaaactctaaaccctgaacccttaAACCCTAAgacctaaaccctaagccctaaaccctaaaccctaaagcctaagccctaaaccctgaaccctgaaccctgaaccctgaaccgaaattaatacactggGCGAACCGAAAGTTGCaaacacactgaacccctaaaccctaaactctaaaccctgaaTCTtgaatccctaaaccctaaaccataaacactaaaccctaaaatctaaattctaaacactaaaccctaaactcctaaacccctaaaaccctaaccttaaaccttaaaccttaaaccctaaccctaaaccctaaaccctaaacactaaccctaaaccttaaaccctaaaccaccctaaaccctaaacaacataaccctaaaccctaaatcctaaatcctgaaccctaaacactagaccctgaaccctgaatccctaaaccctgaaccctgaaccctgaaccctgaacccctaaaccctgaaccctaaatcgTAAACTCTGAACCCTGAATCCTGAACCcagaaaccctaaacccctaaaaccctaaaccctgaaaatCCATCCAAGAAAGAGTTTTAAAACTCCATCAatgtaagttaaaaatatttatgttactcttttagattttttaataatttttatttaattaatcatACGGAAAATGTAACTAGCACTACACCTGATTCCCGTTTctcaaaataaattctaattattcaacttaGAAATTAATACACTAGACGAATAAAAAAACTGCATATAtcaatatataatttcacaaagaAGTGACTATTTATTAAAGACTAACAACAGTCAGAAATTAACCCTACTATAACCATGGTGAACCGAAATTTGCTCATGGGTGAAcaaaaatttacattaataaaaactaaaacttgtACAATCCTCTCTTGGATAATTCATATCTGGTGCATTGTAAAGAGTGGAGCTTGACTGAATCGATGATCCGGAGTCTAAAAGGTTCAACTACAAAAGACATAATTAATATATTAGCAAAATGAACAATTGAATTTTTAACTAATCAAAAGCAAGTCAATTTTACCTCACTTGgagctgtctttttctttttcttcatgacATTTGAGATCTTTTTTTTCAGGTTTGATCCAAGTCTGTTCTTGGGCCGACCTCTTGTTTTGACACGTGGTGGGCTTTGAAGGTTATTCACATTGCTTAATGTCGCTTCTTCCTGGGTTAACAAACTTTTTCCTTTGCTTCTCTCTTGATATTCTTCCATGCAACGTAGCCAACACTCAaatagccatttgaatgattggatgTCCTCATTTTTCATCAGCGCGCATTCGAGAAGTGTCGATTGGCCGTGGTGATTCACACCCACAAAAGAACCTAAAACCAAATTGTACCTGCATAAATAACAAGCAGACCGTGGTGAACCGAAATATATACATGCACTGAACATCAAAATATATTTGAATGAACCAAATACCTGTTTGTGTtataggtggtgtcaaatgaaaccacgtctccgaaatactcaaatgCAGCCCTGCTTCTTGCATCTGCCCAGAATGCATGTTTAATGCAGTGATCGCCTTCAAGGTTGAgctcaaagaagaaatttttgttcttctctttcattcttactaggtacttcccaaattctttggcatcgtCTTCTTTGGAAATATGCCGTATTTCCCTTGTGATGTAATTTCTGACGTCTTTTTCTATAAAACCTAGTTCACGGTGGCTGCCAGCTGCTgccacaaatgattggtaagttttgcttggtctgattccGGCTTCCTCGTGGATTTTGATGGTGCGACTCATGAACATGCTAAGCTCCCTGTGTTGTTTGAGTATCTCAGCCTGGTCTGGACAACAAGGATGTGAGTGATTCAAAACAACTTTAGAAATTGTCCAAAGACCAACATCCTTCATTATGTGTACGTAAATTCTGGTCGGACAGTTTAACCCAGCTAAAGGGTTTGTCTTCAAAGTTGGAGATATCTTGGATTTTCACCTCCCCTCTCTGGTGCATacaattagttgattcttaatcttgtcTCCGTCCCGAGTCGTGTTTCTTATTTTCGTAGAAAAATCGAAAAGTTTGGAATAATGTTTGTAGAACTTTCCAActtcttctagtgtcttgaaaaTCATTCCCACCTTTGGGACAAATTTTTCATCCACAACACAGCTGGTCTGcatggtgaaccgaaatcttAAATATAGTGAACCGAATTCTTAATTacggtgaaacaattatatagtgcTTAGGGAACAAAAAAGAATATATTCGTCTAACTTTTTTTAAACTCCTTTCTACATACCGAATCGTACACATGGACATGGTAAAACAACTCTATAGTACTTACCAAATCGAACAGTTACTCACAGTGAACGAAACCATTATACAAAACCAAATTCGAAATAACTCTAtctacaatttacatattatcaattcaattcaattcagatacagatcacctcagtccattcaattcaattcaaataaaattagcaattgcattccattgaatttgattcaaaattcaataatccaaacctcatcaaattgatGCGTTTCGGAAGAATTATCCAAATcgcactcattcaactgatttaagTTGATTCATTAATTGTTTCAATTCAGAAGTGCTgattgaagaagaaaacgaagaagaagaaagaacgaCGAAGCTAGTTATGTTGAAGTCAATCC from Arachis ipaensis cultivar K30076 chromosome B09, Araip1.1, whole genome shotgun sequence includes these protein-coding regions:
- the LOC107619464 gene encoding uncharacterized protein LOC107619464 encodes the protein MSLVTEEIKAKSEVYRGDELCQEKTQLLLKEVGLPNGLLPLKDMEECGYEKESGFVWLKQKKSSTHKFEKIGKLVSYAPEVTAYVEVGKIKKLTGVKTKELLLWLTLTDIYVDNPPTGKITFQISSGLSRSFPASAFEVEEKVKEEKKEKGSEVKEGAAAAAAAATAVQVKEV